In one Angustibacter luteus genomic region, the following are encoded:
- a CDS encoding SGNH/GDSL hydrolase family protein, with protein sequence MGRARRARKVAAAAAYGGGGLTVLGGVGVALMATEMKLARRSIGTPFGAEGPKADGVYGAGVGDPVELVVLGDSSAAGLGADLPEQTPGAVVARGLSAVAGKAVRLTTVAQVGAVSGDLSGQLDRLLEQVPAPDIAIIMVGANDVTHRIKPAAAVRDLAKAVERLRAVGGEVVVGTCPDLGTIEPVPQPLRLIARRLSRDLAAAQTVAAVEAGARSVSLGDLLGEEFRRVPHEMFSADRFHPSSAGYAAAAAAVLPSACAALGLWPDGGAERPPDARRGEGVGPIAVAAVAAAADPGTEVSATQVGGQQRGPRGRWAVLLRRRQEPVVPTEETNVTATDPPTAE encoded by the coding sequence ATGGGTCGGGCTCGACGCGCGCGCAAGGTGGCGGCGGCCGCCGCCTACGGCGGCGGTGGGCTGACGGTGCTCGGCGGCGTCGGGGTGGCGCTCATGGCCACCGAGATGAAGCTGGCCCGACGCAGCATCGGTACGCCGTTCGGCGCCGAGGGACCCAAGGCGGACGGCGTGTACGGCGCCGGCGTGGGCGACCCGGTCGAGCTCGTCGTCCTCGGTGACTCCTCGGCGGCCGGCCTGGGTGCCGACCTGCCGGAGCAGACGCCCGGCGCCGTGGTGGCCCGCGGCCTGTCGGCAGTGGCCGGCAAGGCGGTCCGGCTGACGACGGTGGCCCAGGTCGGTGCCGTGTCCGGGGACCTCAGCGGGCAGCTCGACCGCCTGCTCGAGCAGGTACCCGCCCCGGACATCGCGATCATCATGGTCGGGGCGAACGACGTCACGCACCGGATCAAGCCCGCCGCCGCCGTCCGGGACCTGGCCAAGGCGGTGGAGCGGCTGCGCGCGGTCGGCGGCGAGGTCGTCGTCGGCACGTGCCCCGACCTCGGCACCATCGAGCCCGTCCCGCAGCCGCTGCGCCTGATCGCGCGCCGGCTGAGCCGGGACCTCGCCGCCGCGCAGACGGTCGCCGCCGTCGAGGCGGGCGCGCGCAGCGTGTCGCTGGGCGACCTGCTCGGCGAGGAGTTCCGCCGGGTCCCGCACGAGATGTTCAGCGCCGACCGGTTCCACCCGTCGTCCGCGGGCTACGCGGCGGCCGCCGCCGCCGTGCTGCCGTCAGCCTGCGCGGCACTGGGTCTGTGGCCGGACGGCGGTGCCGAGCGCCCACCGGACGCCCGGCGCGGCGAGGGTGTCGGCCCGATCGCCGTCGCCGCGGTCGCCGCGGCAGCGGACCCGGGCACCGAGGTCAGCGCCACCCAGGTCGGCGGCCAGCAACGCGGCCCGCGCGGCCGCTGGGCGGTGCTGCTGCGCCGTCGCCAGGAGCCCGTCGTCCCCACCGAGGAGACCAACGTC
- a CDS encoding MBL fold metallo-hydrolase produces MASDPAVQLAPNVWRLRLISDLVNGFAFRDDDGQVTLVDCGMKRSPRTMSAALARIGIASDDVTRILLTHAHTDHAGGVAEMARRTDSPVSVHTDDAEAVRTGIAPPLDQSLRMGRFLRRIMKTGKPAFEPVPVTDELHDDQLLPVAGGLRVVHTPGHSPGHVSFLHEPTGVLVTGDALFNWRGIGWSIPFFCTDFRMSQRTAQRLTELDFSVAAFTHGKHVSAGARAYVGDFLTAHQVD; encoded by the coding sequence ATGGCATCGGACCCCGCGGTACAGCTCGCCCCGAACGTGTGGCGGCTGCGCCTGATCAGCGACCTGGTGAACGGATTCGCGTTCCGGGACGACGACGGGCAGGTCACGCTCGTCGACTGCGGCATGAAGCGCTCACCCAGGACGATGTCGGCCGCCCTCGCCCGCATCGGCATCGCGTCCGATGACGTCACCCGGATCCTGCTGACCCACGCGCACACCGACCACGCGGGTGGCGTGGCCGAGATGGCCCGGCGCACCGACAGCCCGGTGAGCGTGCACACGGACGACGCCGAGGCAGTCCGCACCGGGATCGCGCCCCCGCTGGACCAGTCCCTGCGGATGGGGCGTTTCCTGCGGCGGATCATGAAAACGGGCAAGCCGGCGTTCGAGCCGGTCCCGGTCACCGACGAGCTCCACGACGACCAGCTGCTGCCGGTCGCCGGAGGCCTGCGGGTCGTGCACACCCCGGGTCACTCCCCCGGCCACGTCTCGTTCCTGCACGAGCCGACGGGCGTGCTGGTCACCGGTGACGCGTTGTTCAACTGGCGGGGCATCGGCTGGTCGATCCCGTTCTTCTGCACCGACTTCCGAATGAGCCAGCGGACAGCGCAGCGCCTCACCGAGCTGGACTTCTCGGTGGCGGCGTTCACCCACGGCAAGCACGTCAGCGCGGGCGCCCGGGCCTACGTCGGCGACTTCCTGACCGCGCACCAGGTCGACTGA
- a CDS encoding cystathionine beta-synthase gives MKYAEHIADLVGDTPLVKLTSVTDGIAATVLAKVEYMNPGGSVKDRIALRMIEAAEESGALKPGGTIVEPTSGNTGVGLALIAQRKGYHCIFVCPDKVSEDKRNVLKAYGADVVVCPTAVPPDHPDSYYQTSDRLVRETEGAWKPDQYSNPEGPRSHYLTTGPEVWRDTDGRVTHFVAGVGTGGTISGTGQYLKDASEGRVRVIGADPEGSVYSGGTGRPYLVEGVGEDFWPSAYDPSVPDEIVAVSDADSFDMTRRLAREEGLLVGGSCGMAVVAALEVARDLGPDDVVVVLLPDSGRGYLSKIFNDDWMASYGFVQDHDETTVGEVLHAKAGDLPALVHTHPSETIRDAVQILREYGVSQMPVVGAEPPVMAGEVAGSVSERDLLDALFTGRAHLADSVAQHMGKPLPLVGAGEPVSTARHELENADAVMVVEDGKPAGVLTRADLLGFLAE, from the coding sequence GTGAAGTACGCAGAGCACATCGCCGACCTCGTGGGCGACACGCCCCTCGTCAAGCTCACCTCGGTCACCGACGGCATCGCCGCCACGGTGCTGGCCAAGGTCGAGTACATGAACCCGGGCGGGAGCGTGAAGGACCGGATCGCCCTGCGGATGATCGAGGCGGCCGAGGAGTCGGGCGCGCTCAAGCCGGGCGGGACCATCGTCGAGCCGACGAGCGGCAACACCGGCGTCGGGCTCGCGCTGATCGCCCAGCGCAAGGGGTACCACTGCATCTTCGTCTGCCCCGACAAGGTCAGCGAGGACAAGCGCAACGTCCTCAAGGCGTACGGCGCGGACGTCGTCGTGTGCCCGACCGCCGTCCCGCCGGACCACCCGGACAGCTACTACCAGACCAGCGACCGGCTGGTCCGCGAGACCGAGGGCGCCTGGAAGCCGGACCAGTACTCGAACCCGGAGGGTCCGCGCAGCCACTACCTGACCACCGGCCCGGAGGTCTGGCGGGACACCGACGGCCGGGTCACCCACTTCGTGGCCGGCGTCGGCACCGGCGGCACGATCAGCGGCACCGGGCAGTACCTGAAGGACGCCAGCGAGGGCCGGGTCCGGGTGATCGGCGCCGACCCCGAGGGGTCGGTCTACTCCGGCGGCACCGGCCGCCCGTACCTGGTCGAGGGGGTCGGCGAGGACTTCTGGCCGAGCGCCTACGACCCGAGCGTCCCGGACGAGATCGTCGCCGTCAGCGATGCCGACTCGTTCGACATGACCCGTCGGCTGGCCCGCGAGGAGGGACTGCTCGTCGGCGGCTCCTGCGGGATGGCCGTGGTGGCCGCGCTCGAGGTGGCCCGTGACCTGGGCCCGGACGACGTCGTCGTGGTGCTCCTGCCGGACAGCGGCCGCGGCTACCTGTCGAAGATCTTCAACGACGACTGGATGGCCTCGTACGGCTTTGTCCAGGACCACGACGAGACCACGGTGGGCGAGGTCCTGCACGCCAAGGCCGGGGACCTGCCCGCGCTCGTGCACACCCACCCGAGCGAGACGATCCGGGACGCCGTGCAGATCCTGCGCGAGTACGGCGTCTCGCAGATGCCGGTGGTCGGTGCGGAGCCGCCGGTCATGGCCGGTGAGGTGGCGGGCAGCGTGAGCGAGCGCGACCTGCTGGACGCCCTGTTCACCGGACGCGCCCACCTGGCCGACAGCGTCGCCCAGCACATGGGCAAGCCGCTGCCGCTGGTCGGGGCGGGCGAGCCGGTGTCCACCGCGCGGCACGAGCTGGAGAACGCGGACGCCGTGATGGTGGTCGAGGACGGCAAGCCGGCCGGGGTGCTGACCCGGGCCGACCTGTTGGGCTTCCTGGCCGAGTAG
- a CDS encoding ATP-binding cassette domain-containing protein: MATSVTGTSTSAARRLDWRRLRGPRAWLALAAAGLAGVGQALGAVVAGRLADGASAALVGLLALCVVGAALLDTAGRTWWSVAVDRAEGALRADLLDAVMHQPLAALTEQAVGEVLDRVDDDTHEIGALLRQNAWAVIRLVLGAGPLLIVAGWTWWPAWLLLPASAVAVYVLIRPLLSRLAERKVVEEMAWTDHAAAMEEGVAARDDLRTSLGQAYLVRRCAELSAAVHARFHEVVTLESRISRRSGLLLHGVLAGVAVVGVLLVIAGAESTATLVTLFLVTTTFVGQIDQVARHVPDLQAGVGALVRLRGLLDSEPEPEGGRALPDGVPTLELRDLHFAYAEGTFALREVDLVVPSGTTLALVGRSGSGKSTLASLLSRAVEPERGTVLLDGVDVLDLDLQKLRAAVGVVTQRTEILAGTLAENIALFTDLPRQRIRDAVDELGLTAWVDGLPAGLDTVLGPSGTTLSAGEQQLVAFARLLVRDVRVVVLDEATARMDPVTEARVVAASQRLLAGRTGLLVAHRLTTTARADDVAVLEGGRVVQHGPRAQLAAVPGPFRRLLDAAEHVPVPAHVGAQHAPGAAVGTARRTGLPPPPIEVRSGPSLARGIWNSLLIHPQWGLVSVLLFLVSVVCGAYGAITGWLWGHLVVALQNGERPTTMLAALVVSLLLAPLLLAEAIGRYPRWWISVMLRARATVLLGQTEQRRLPPTPPGEVVARAMDADRFARYGDRWVDFVNGLAIVVITALASWSLLAGALLLAVMVASAAVSALGSPVAGRSAAAASAARARFGRSLVSALDSIRTVKLAAATPAVHTHLRHVDDGRVDAAVHEHRIQALLAGVPVVLVQMGVVVAWGVHVAGGWGLATALLVSGAVMGFDWFGRVAGAVITEAPGTRAWQRATTRFADGRDLMDLPAGLDLVTGQAPAVEHGDRQRLQDLELVGFTAVHDDGTLGVSDVDLVVQRGELVLLLGQIGSGKSSLLAALAGLVTYRGALRWNGAPVEDPQAFLRPHQVAYVAQVPRVLSGTFADNIRLDHDRDVERSIADARLGPDVEDAGGAESLVGHRGVRLSGGQVQRLALARALAADAELLVADDVSSALDATTEVELWESLRGRGSTVVGSTTKRAALARADRVVVLVDGGVAASGPWRDLEGTWAHLAG; encoded by the coding sequence GTGGCGACGTCGGTGACCGGGACCTCCACCAGCGCGGCGCGCCGACTGGACTGGCGGCGGTTGCGCGGTCCGCGCGCGTGGCTCGCCCTCGCCGCGGCCGGGCTGGCCGGGGTGGGTCAGGCGCTCGGTGCCGTGGTCGCGGGCCGGCTCGCGGACGGCGCCTCGGCCGCGCTGGTCGGGCTGCTGGCCCTCTGCGTGGTGGGCGCCGCCCTGCTCGACACCGCCGGCCGCACCTGGTGGTCGGTGGCCGTCGACCGGGCCGAGGGCGCGTTGCGCGCCGACCTGCTGGACGCCGTGATGCACCAGCCGCTGGCCGCGCTCACCGAGCAGGCGGTCGGCGAGGTGCTGGACCGGGTGGACGACGACACCCACGAGATCGGCGCGCTGCTGCGGCAGAACGCGTGGGCGGTGATCCGGCTGGTGCTGGGCGCCGGTCCGCTGCTGATCGTGGCCGGCTGGACGTGGTGGCCGGCGTGGCTGCTGCTGCCGGCCAGCGCCGTCGCGGTGTACGTCCTGATCCGTCCGCTGCTGTCCCGGCTGGCCGAGCGCAAGGTCGTCGAGGAGATGGCCTGGACGGACCACGCCGCCGCGATGGAGGAGGGCGTGGCCGCGCGGGACGACCTGCGCACCAGCCTCGGCCAGGCCTACCTGGTGCGGCGCTGCGCCGAGCTGTCGGCGGCGGTGCACGCCCGGTTCCACGAGGTCGTCACGCTCGAGAGCCGGATCAGCCGTCGTTCCGGGCTGCTGCTGCACGGAGTGCTGGCCGGGGTGGCCGTCGTGGGCGTCCTGCTGGTCATCGCGGGCGCCGAGTCCACGGCGACGCTGGTCACCCTGTTCCTGGTCACCACGACGTTCGTCGGCCAGATCGACCAGGTCGCCCGGCACGTGCCGGACCTGCAGGCCGGGGTCGGTGCGCTGGTCCGGCTGCGCGGGTTGCTCGACAGCGAGCCCGAGCCCGAGGGCGGTCGGGCGCTGCCGGACGGCGTGCCGACGCTCGAGCTGCGCGACCTGCACTTCGCCTACGCCGAGGGGACGTTCGCGCTGCGTGAGGTCGACCTGGTCGTCCCCTCGGGCACCACCCTGGCCCTGGTGGGTCGCAGCGGGTCGGGCAAGTCCACCCTGGCGTCGTTGCTGTCCCGGGCCGTCGAGCCCGAGCGCGGCACGGTGCTGCTGGACGGCGTCGACGTCCTCGACCTGGACCTGCAGAAGCTGCGGGCCGCGGTCGGCGTGGTCACCCAGCGGACCGAGATCCTGGCCGGCACCCTGGCCGAGAACATCGCGCTCTTCACCGACCTGCCGCGCCAGCGGATCCGGGACGCCGTGGACGAGCTGGGTCTGACCGCCTGGGTGGACGGGCTGCCGGCCGGCCTGGACACGGTGCTCGGCCCCAGCGGCACCACGCTGTCCGCCGGCGAGCAGCAGCTGGTCGCGTTCGCCCGGCTGCTGGTGCGCGACGTCCGGGTCGTGGTGCTGGACGAGGCGACCGCCCGGATGGATCCGGTCACCGAGGCCCGTGTCGTGGCGGCCTCGCAGCGCCTGCTCGCCGGCCGCACGGGACTCCTGGTCGCGCACCGGCTCACCACGACGGCGCGCGCGGACGACGTCGCCGTGCTCGAGGGTGGCCGGGTCGTCCAGCACGGGCCGCGGGCCCAGCTGGCGGCGGTCCCCGGGCCGTTCCGGCGGCTGCTCGACGCGGCCGAGCACGTGCCCGTGCCCGCGCACGTCGGCGCCCAGCACGCTCCTGGCGCCGCTGTGGGTACCGCGCGACGGACCGGTCTGCCGCCGCCGCCGATCGAGGTCCGCTCCGGCCCCAGCCTCGCGCGGGGCATCTGGAACTCGCTGCTCATCCACCCCCAGTGGGGACTGGTGAGCGTGCTGCTGTTCCTGGTGTCCGTGGTGTGCGGCGCGTACGGCGCGATCACCGGCTGGCTGTGGGGGCACCTGGTCGTCGCACTGCAGAACGGCGAGCGGCCCACCACGATGCTGGCGGCGCTGGTGGTCTCGCTGCTGCTCGCCCCGCTGCTGCTGGCCGAGGCCATCGGCCGCTACCCGCGCTGGTGGATCTCGGTCATGCTGCGCGCCCGGGCCACCGTGCTGCTCGGCCAGACGGAGCAGCGGCGGCTGCCGCCCACCCCGCCGGGCGAGGTGGTCGCCCGGGCGATGGACGCCGACCGGTTCGCCCGGTACGGCGACCGCTGGGTCGACTTCGTGAACGGGCTCGCGATCGTCGTGATCACGGCCCTGGCCAGCTGGAGCCTGCTGGCCGGCGCGCTGCTGCTCGCCGTGATGGTGGCCTCCGCGGCCGTCTCGGCGCTCGGCTCACCCGTGGCTGGTCGCTCGGCGGCGGCCGCGTCCGCCGCCCGCGCCCGGTTCGGCCGGTCGCTGGTCTCCGCGCTCGACTCGATCCGCACGGTGAAGCTCGCCGCCGCGACGCCGGCCGTGCACACCCACCTGCGGCACGTGGACGACGGCCGGGTGGACGCCGCCGTCCACGAGCACCGGATCCAGGCGCTGCTGGCCGGCGTCCCCGTGGTGCTGGTGCAGATGGGCGTGGTCGTGGCCTGGGGTGTGCACGTGGCCGGCGGGTGGGGGCTGGCGACCGCGCTGCTGGTGTCCGGGGCCGTCATGGGCTTCGACTGGTTCGGTCGGGTGGCCGGCGCGGTGATCACCGAGGCGCCGGGCACCCGGGCCTGGCAGCGCGCGACGACCCGGTTCGCCGACGGCCGGGACCTCATGGACCTGCCCGCAGGACTGGACCTGGTCACCGGCCAGGCGCCCGCGGTCGAGCACGGCGACCGGCAGCGGTTGCAGGACCTCGAGCTGGTCGGGTTCACCGCCGTGCACGACGACGGCACGCTGGGGGTCAGCGACGTCGACCTCGTGGTCCAGCGGGGTGAGCTGGTGCTGCTCCTCGGTCAGATCGGCTCGGGCAAGTCGAGCCTGCTCGCCGCGCTGGCCGGGTTGGTCACCTACCGGGGGGCGCTGCGCTGGAACGGCGCGCCGGTCGAGGACCCGCAGGCCTTCCTGCGACCGCACCAGGTCGCCTACGTGGCGCAGGTGCCGCGCGTCCTGTCGGGCACGTTCGCGGACAACATCCGGCTCGACCACGACCGTGACGTCGAGCGGTCCATCGCGGACGCCCGGCTCGGGCCGGACGTCGAGGACGCCGGTGGGGCGGAGTCCCTGGTCGGGCACCGCGGGGTCCGGTTGTCCGGCGGGCAGGTGCAGCGACTCGCGCTGGCCCGGGCGCTCGCGGCGGACGCCGAGCTGCTGGTCGCGGACGACGTCTCGTCCGCGCTGGACGCCACCACCGAGGTGGAGCTGTGGGAGTCGTTGCGCGGCCGAGGCAGCACGGTGGTCGGGTCCACGACCAAGCGGGCCGCGCTCGCGCGGGCCGACCGAGTCGTCGTCCTGGTCGACGGCGGGGTCGCGGCGTCCGGGCCCTGGCGGGACCTCGAGGGCACCTGGGCCCACCTGGCCGGGTGA